A section of the Bryobacteraceae bacterium genome encodes:
- a CDS encoding dehydrogenase yields the protein MRRALCLIPFLVPFAASGAEHTIAVVGLVHSHVWGHLGKMVQGKPARLVGVAETAPELVAEAKKRGVADELFHSDWRRMIDTVKPEIVWAFVENNRHLEIVQYCAPRKIHVIFEKPLASTYRDSVAIRDLARKHGIFVMCNYQMAWWPTSYAAREAVTAGDVGDVWRIRGIVGHGGPGGPTGLNKYFFEWLTDPVKNGGGALVDFGCYNALWSLMYLGRPQTVYAVSHRLRPEEFPKVEDTALLVLSYPKGVALLEASWDLPRSFQDLEIFGRKGSIYMTSRQVELRQGRETREVTPKPLPPERAEPIAYMIHCIATKTEPEGMTSLDLNVGVMEIIEAAKESIRTGRAVTLK from the coding sequence ATGCGAAGAGCGCTCTGCCTGATTCCTTTCCTCGTTCCGTTCGCCGCTTCCGGGGCCGAGCACACCATCGCCGTCGTCGGCCTGGTTCACTCCCATGTGTGGGGCCACCTCGGCAAGATGGTCCAGGGCAAGCCGGCGCGGCTGGTGGGCGTCGCCGAAACCGCGCCCGAGCTGGTCGCCGAAGCCAAGAAGCGCGGCGTGGCCGACGAGCTCTTTCATTCCGACTGGCGCCGGATGATCGACACGGTGAAACCGGAGATCGTCTGGGCGTTCGTCGAAAACAACCGCCATCTGGAGATCGTCCAGTATTGCGCCCCGCGAAAAATCCACGTCATTTTCGAAAAGCCGCTTGCGTCCACATACAGGGACTCGGTCGCCATCCGCGACCTGGCGCGGAAGCACGGCATCTTCGTCATGTGCAACTACCAGATGGCGTGGTGGCCCACCAGTTACGCGGCCCGCGAGGCCGTCACCGCCGGCGACGTGGGCGATGTGTGGCGCATCCGCGGCATCGTCGGCCACGGCGGGCCCGGCGGCCCGACGGGGCTCAACAAATACTTCTTCGAATGGCTCACCGATCCAGTGAAAAATGGCGGCGGCGCGCTGGTCGACTTTGGCTGCTACAACGCACTGTGGAGCCTGATGTACCTGGGCCGCCCCCAGACGGTCTACGCCGTCTCCCACCGGCTGCGCCCGGAGGAATTTCCCAAAGTGGAGGACACCGCCCTGCTGGTGCTTTCCTACCCGAAAGGGGTGGCGCTGCTTGAAGCCAGTTGGGATCTGCCCCGGAGCTTTCAGGACCTGGAAATCTTCGGCCGCAAGGGCAGCATCTACATGACCAGCCGCCAGGTGGAGTTGCGCCAGGGTCGCGAAACCCGCGAAGTGACGCCGAAACCGCTGCCCCCGGAGCGCGCCGAGCCGATCGCCTACATGATCCATTGCATCGCAACAAAGACGGAGCCTGAAGGGATGACCTCCCTGGACCTCAACGTTGGCGTGATGGAGATCATCGAAGCCGCCAAGGAGAGCATCCGCACGGGCCGCGCGGTGACGCTGAAATAG
- the ggtB gene encoding gamma-glutamyltransferase — MNRRTLFMGLACLPLLAFQDAEPSPRRAAPPPPYEQARPLVVSKYGIAAASNFLASQAAAKILEQGGNAVDAAIAANAVTGLVQPFVNGIGGDLFAIYYEAKTGKIYGLNASGWTPKALTLDWIREKKVALNERTKKFDELSVHTITVPGCVAGWHALRERFGSKSFAEILAPAIYFAENGFALSPVSARSLAQRRYFRQPGFRETYLTLGERPQAGDVFRNPALASSLRLIAAKGRDGFYRGELAERMVAFLRAQGGAHTLEDFAEFQPEWVEPISTTYRGWTVYELPPNGQGVAALAMLNIMERFPLADYGQNSAAALHVMIEAKKLAYADMERYVGDPRFTPVPVREMLSKELAAQRASRIDMRTAACRVLPSELKQSLAARGSDTIYLSVVDRDGNIVSLIQSNYGGYGTGMVAPGAGFTFHNRGAGFDLEPGRPNSLDGRKRPLHTIIPALMRRDDVVIGFGIMGGWNQSQAHAQFVSNIADFGMNVQQALEAPRFTKTTFDGCDVQIESRIPENIRTELQRRGHLVQPTPPYSSVFGFGSAVVHDLKRRVQMAGTDPRVDGAAVLEMPQFAPVR, encoded by the coding sequence ATGAACCGCCGGACACTGTTCATGGGGCTTGCCTGCCTCCCCCTCCTCGCCTTTCAGGACGCCGAACCCTCTCCGCGCCGGGCGGCGCCTCCGCCGCCGTATGAACAGGCGCGCCCGCTGGTGGTGTCGAAATATGGCATCGCGGCGGCCTCGAATTTCCTCGCCTCGCAGGCGGCGGCGAAAATTCTCGAGCAGGGCGGCAATGCCGTCGACGCGGCCATCGCCGCCAACGCCGTCACCGGACTGGTGCAGCCGTTTGTCAACGGGATCGGCGGCGACCTGTTTGCGATTTATTACGAGGCAAAAACCGGAAAAATCTACGGATTGAATGCCAGCGGCTGGACGCCGAAGGCGCTCACGCTCGACTGGATCCGCGAGAAAAAAGTTGCCCTGAACGAGCGGACGAAGAAATTCGACGAGCTCAGCGTGCACACGATCACCGTGCCCGGATGCGTGGCTGGATGGCACGCGCTGCGCGAAAGATTTGGCTCAAAATCGTTCGCCGAAATTCTCGCGCCGGCCATTTATTTTGCGGAAAATGGATTCGCCCTTTCACCCGTGAGCGCTCGTTCGCTGGCGCAGCGGCGCTATTTCCGCCAGCCGGGTTTCCGGGAGACGTATCTGACGCTCGGCGAGCGTCCGCAGGCGGGCGACGTGTTCCGCAACCCGGCGCTGGCCTCGTCGCTGCGGCTCATTGCCGCAAAAGGCAGGGATGGTTTTTACAGGGGAGAGCTGGCCGAGCGGATGGTCGCATTTCTGCGCGCGCAGGGCGGCGCGCACACGCTCGAGGATTTCGCCGAATTTCAGCCCGAATGGGTGGAGCCGATCTCGACCACTTACCGCGGCTGGACCGTCTATGAGCTGCCGCCAAACGGGCAGGGCGTTGCGGCGCTGGCGATGCTGAACATCATGGAGCGCTTCCCGCTGGCCGACTACGGGCAGAATTCAGCGGCGGCTCTGCACGTGATGATCGAGGCGAAAAAGCTCGCCTACGCCGACATGGAGCGCTATGTGGGCGACCCGCGCTTCACGCCGGTGCCGGTGCGCGAAATGCTCTCCAAGGAACTGGCGGCGCAGCGTGCGTCCCGGATCGACATGCGCACGGCCGCCTGCCGCGTGTTGCCGAGCGAGTTGAAGCAGTCATTGGCCGCCAGGGGAAGTGACACGATTTATCTGTCGGTCGTCGACCGCGACGGCAACATCGTAAGCCTGATTCAGTCCAACTATGGCGGCTATGGCACCGGCATGGTCGCGCCCGGGGCGGGCTTCACGTTCCACAACCGCGGCGCGGGCTTCGACCTCGAGCCCGGCAGGCCGAACTCGCTCGACGGGCGGAAACGGCCGCTGCATACGATCATTCCGGCCCTCATGCGCAGGGACGACGTCGTCATCGGCTTCGGCATCATGGGCGGCTGGAACCAGAGCCAGGCGCACGCGCAGTTCGTGTCCAACATTGCCGACTTCGGCATGAACGTGCAGCAGGCGCTCGAGGCGCCGCGGTTCACAAAGACAACATTTGACGGCTGCGACGTGCAGATTGAAAGCCGCATTCCGGAAAACATCCGCACCGAGCTCCAGCGGCGCGGCCACCTGGTGCAGCCCACGCCGCCGTACTCTTCCGTTTTCGGCTTCGGCAGCGCGGTGGTGCACGACCTGAAACGCAGGGTGCAGATGGCGGGGACGGACCCGCGCGTGGACGGGGCGGCGGTGCTGGAGATGCCGCAGTTCGCACCGGTGCGGTAG
- the ubiX gene encoding flavin prenyltransferase UbiX, with amino-acid sequence MPQRLIVAITGASGVIYGIRTLELLRQQADLETHLILSPAARATISAETAYTPRQVEGLASVVHPNANIGASIASGSFETRGMIVAPCSIKTLSAIANCYSADLISRAADVQLKEGRPVLLLVRETPLHKGHLRLMQMAADQGAVIMPPVPAFYGRPQTVDDIINATVGRALARLGIHTGLVKEWGGL; translated from the coding sequence TTGCCGCAGCGGCTGATAGTGGCGATCACCGGCGCCTCTGGCGTCATTTATGGCATCCGGACGCTCGAGCTGCTGCGGCAGCAGGCCGACCTGGAGACTCATCTGATCCTGAGCCCGGCGGCGCGCGCCACCATCAGCGCGGAGACAGCGTATACGCCGCGGCAGGTGGAAGGGCTGGCCTCGGTGGTACACCCGAACGCCAACATTGGCGCCTCCATCGCTTCGGGGTCTTTCGAGACGCGCGGCATGATCGTGGCGCCGTGTTCGATCAAGACGCTGTCTGCCATCGCCAACTGCTACAGCGCGGATCTGATCTCGCGCGCCGCCGACGTCCAGCTCAAGGAGGGACGCCCGGTGCTGCTGCTTGTAAGGGAAACGCCGCTGCACAAGGGCCATCTCCGGCTGATGCAGATGGCCGCCGATCAGGGAGCGGTGATCATGCCGCCCGTGCCGGCCTTTTACGGCCGCCCGCAGACGGTGGACGACATCATCAACGCCACCGTGGGGCGCGCCCTGGCGCGCCTCGGGATCCACACCGGACTGGTCAAAGAGTGGGGCGGACTGTAG
- a CDS encoding dehydrogenase → MALETNRRYFFLGTVLAGAVPAAGFGSAPSLKLAGYKSPNEKLNIASIGAGGKASSDIAACAQTENIVALCDVDDRQAAATFKRFENVPKYRDFRRMLDKEDKNIDAVIVCVPDHMHGICAMWAMERGKHVYVQKPLTRTVWEARQLLEAARKYKVATQMGNQGYSNEGTRQVAEMIWAGEIGEVREVHAWTDRPIWPQGLTEIPPEEPVPETLDWDLWLGIADMRPFTSGKDTGRYPNRFGGYFYQPFNWRGFYDFGCGALGDMACHILGAPNLALRLGAPTSVECIKKEGVSPFMFPERSVIKFEFPARGNMPPVTLYWYDGCKETPKIPGVPEGEWLGDLPYPAMARTQGAQGGPPRQGPPPQRTGYVGRVFDYEQYEAMRKEPDKVRMPPPDGSLFIGEKGMITTGTYGEQTRLVPAERMKDYRFPPPLLTRSPGHYRDWIRACKGGDPACSNFEVAAPFTEWMLLGVIALRVEGRLEYDPVKMRFTNNNEANRYLKPTFRKGWSFT, encoded by the coding sequence TTGGCTTTGGAAACCAATCGAAGATATTTCTTCCTTGGCACGGTGCTCGCGGGCGCCGTGCCGGCTGCCGGCTTCGGCAGCGCCCCTTCCCTAAAACTCGCCGGATACAAGTCTCCGAACGAGAAACTGAACATCGCTTCCATCGGCGCGGGCGGCAAGGCGTCGAGTGACATCGCCGCCTGCGCGCAGACGGAGAACATCGTCGCACTGTGCGACGTGGATGACCGCCAGGCGGCGGCCACGTTCAAGCGGTTCGAGAATGTCCCCAAGTACAGGGATTTCCGCCGCATGCTCGACAAGGAAGACAAAAACATCGACGCCGTTATCGTGTGCGTGCCCGACCACATGCACGGCATCTGCGCGATGTGGGCGATGGAACGCGGCAAGCATGTCTATGTGCAGAAGCCGCTGACGCGCACCGTCTGGGAGGCGCGCCAACTGCTGGAGGCCGCGCGCAAATACAAGGTGGCCACCCAGATGGGCAATCAGGGCTACTCGAACGAGGGCACGCGCCAGGTGGCCGAGATGATCTGGGCGGGCGAGATCGGCGAGGTGCGCGAGGTGCACGCCTGGACGGACCGCCCGATCTGGCCGCAGGGGCTCACCGAAATCCCGCCGGAGGAACCGGTTCCTGAAACCCTCGACTGGGATCTCTGGCTGGGCATTGCCGACATGCGTCCCTTCACCTCGGGCAAGGACACGGGGCGTTATCCGAACCGGTTCGGCGGCTATTTCTACCAGCCCTTCAACTGGCGCGGCTTTTACGATTTCGGCTGCGGCGCACTCGGCGACATGGCCTGTCACATCCTCGGCGCGCCCAACCTGGCGCTGCGGCTCGGCGCGCCCACCAGCGTCGAATGCATCAAGAAGGAAGGCGTGTCGCCGTTCATGTTCCCCGAGCGGTCGGTCATCAAGTTCGAATTTCCGGCGCGCGGCAACATGCCTCCGGTGACCCTGTACTGGTATGACGGCTGCAAGGAGACGCCGAAGATCCCCGGCGTGCCCGAAGGCGAATGGCTGGGGGATCTGCCGTATCCCGCCATGGCGAGAACGCAGGGCGCGCAGGGCGGCCCGCCGCGGCAGGGACCTCCGCCGCAGCGCACGGGCTACGTCGGCCGCGTCTTCGACTATGAGCAATACGAGGCGATGCGCAAGGAGCCGGATAAGGTGCGCATGCCGCCGCCGGACGGCTCGCTGTTCATCGGCGAAAAGGGCATGATCACTACCGGAACCTATGGCGAGCAGACGCGGCTGGTGCCGGCCGAAAGGATGAAGGACTATCGCTTCCCGCCGCCGCTGCTCACCCGTTCGCCGGGCCACTACCGCGACTGGATCCGGGCCTGCAAGGGCGGCGACCCGGCCTGCTCGAACTTCGAAGTGGCGGCGCCCTTCACCGAGTGGATGTTGCTCGGCGTGATCGCGCTCCGGGTGGAAGGCAGGCTCGAGTACGACCCGGTGAAAATGCGCTTCACGAACAACAACGAGGCGAACAGGTATCTGAAGCCCACGTTCCGCAAGGGCTGGTCTTTCACCTGA
- a CDS encoding aminotransferase DegT, producing the protein MQKKDSISGDTRRNFVLKSAAAAGAARLVFPRAGLAALGGPPSVNYPPEKIKELTRWPRYGPAERQALHELIEANTFYDALPAFENEWKQYTKSPFVKAHMNGSSALTSMYFALDLPPGSEIMVPSYTFFSTCLAMRFFGLVPAFVDIDPKTACFDLEDAKRKLTARTRAVVVMHSWGLPCEMDHIAAWCREKGLILLEDAAHAHGAWMQGRAMGTWGAMGIYSFQASKVLPTVEGGMGMYQTRAYFERAAAFGHYEDPVKFPKDSPVRAYEGTGFGQKYRMHPFAAAVARVQLRGLEERNEIVRRNVRKLNDRLVQLPGLSEPRCRPDQKRVYYHANMLFLDSAKAGFSRDQLVRALKGEGVGVSVWDYPEQHKMKIYSEAKWWHHPPTIPEKMPGNAQVNATHIFLPLMHGEAEELIEQYVKAFEKIWSRRTEVSKL; encoded by the coding sequence ATGCAAAAGAAAGACAGTATTTCCGGCGACACGCGCCGGAATTTCGTATTGAAAAGCGCGGCCGCGGCCGGTGCGGCCAGGCTCGTCTTCCCGCGTGCCGGACTGGCCGCGCTGGGCGGCCCGCCCAGCGTCAACTACCCGCCCGAAAAGATCAAGGAGCTGACGCGCTGGCCGCGCTATGGCCCGGCGGAGCGGCAGGCGCTGCATGAGCTGATTGAGGCAAATACGTTCTATGACGCGTTGCCCGCCTTTGAGAACGAATGGAAACAGTACACGAAATCGCCGTTCGTCAAGGCGCATATGAACGGATCGAGCGCGCTGACGTCCATGTATTTCGCGCTGGATTTGCCGCCGGGCAGCGAAATCATGGTGCCGTCGTACACCTTTTTCTCCACCTGCCTGGCGATGCGTTTTTTCGGGTTGGTGCCGGCCTTTGTCGACATTGACCCGAAGACCGCGTGCTTCGATCTCGAAGACGCGAAGCGGAAGCTCACGGCGCGCACCCGCGCCGTCGTGGTCATGCATTCCTGGGGCCTGCCCTGTGAGATGGACCACATCGCCGCCTGGTGCCGCGAAAAGGGGCTGATTTTGCTCGAAGACGCCGCCCACGCCCACGGGGCCTGGATGCAGGGCAGGGCGATGGGAACGTGGGGCGCGATGGGGATTTACTCCTTCCAGGCGTCCAAGGTGCTGCCCACCGTGGAGGGCGGCATGGGGATGTATCAGACGCGCGCCTATTTTGAGCGCGCCGCCGCCTTCGGCCATTACGAGGACCCGGTGAAGTTTCCCAAAGACAGCCCGGTGCGCGCCTATGAGGGCACCGGATTCGGTCAGAAGTACCGGATGCATCCGTTCGCCGCAGCAGTGGCGCGCGTGCAGTTGCGCGGGCTGGAGGAGCGCAATGAGATCGTGCGCCGCAACGTGCGGAAGCTGAACGACCGCCTGGTCCAGTTGCCGGGCCTGAGCGAGCCGCGCTGCCGGCCGGACCAGAAGCGGGTGTACTACCACGCCAACATGCTGTTCCTCGATTCGGCCAAAGCCGGCTTTTCGCGCGACCAACTGGTGCGGGCGCTGAAGGGCGAGGGCGTGGGCGTGAGCGTGTGGGATTACCCGGAACAGCACAAAATGAAGATCTATTCCGAGGCGAAATGGTGGCACCATCCGCCAACAATTCCAGAAAAAATGCCTGGCAATGCGCAGGTGAATGCCACCCACATTTTCCTGCCGCTGATGCACGGGGAGGCGGAGGAGCTGATCGAACAGTATGTGAAGGCGTTCGAGAAAATCTGGTCGCGGCGGACGGAAGTCAGCAAATTATAG
- a CDS encoding isocitrate/isopropylmalate family dehydrogenase encodes MTLIPGDGIGPEVAAATVEAVNATGVKIDWETVELNAEIIEKTGSSLPQYVLDSLERTGVGLKGPVTTPVAGGFRSVNVELRKRLDLFANVRPVFTLPGLKTRFQDVNIDMVIFRENTEDLYSGLEHEVVKDVVESLKIITRYASLRIAHYAFAYARKNRRKKVTAVHKANIMKLSDGLFIRCCREVATEYPDIAYNELIVDNAAMQLVMRPETFDILLLPNLYGDIVSDLAAGLVGGLGVVPGANMGEKCAVFEAVHGSAPDIAGHGVANPTALMSSAILMLRHLGESEAADRLQRAIMATYAEGQHLTRDVGGAATTREFTDAVIRHLG; translated from the coding sequence GTGACTCTGATTCCCGGGGACGGCATCGGTCCCGAGGTGGCGGCGGCAACGGTGGAGGCCGTCAACGCCACCGGTGTGAAAATCGACTGGGAAACGGTGGAGCTGAACGCGGAAATCATCGAAAAAACCGGCTCCAGCCTGCCGCAATATGTCCTGGATTCGCTCGAACGGACCGGTGTGGGGCTGAAAGGCCCGGTGACGACGCCCGTGGCCGGCGGCTTCCGGAGTGTCAACGTGGAGCTGCGGAAACGCCTGGATCTGTTCGCCAACGTGCGGCCCGTGTTCACGCTGCCCGGACTGAAGACGCGCTTCCAGGACGTCAACATCGACATGGTGATCTTTCGCGAAAACACGGAGGATCTGTATTCGGGCCTCGAGCATGAGGTGGTGAAGGACGTCGTCGAAAGCCTGAAGATCATCACCCGCTACGCGTCGCTGCGGATCGCTCACTACGCCTTCGCCTATGCGCGGAAGAACCGGCGCAAGAAAGTGACCGCGGTGCACAAGGCGAACATCATGAAGCTGAGCGACGGGCTCTTCATCCGCTGCTGCCGCGAAGTGGCCACCGAGTATCCCGACATCGCTTACAACGAGCTGATCGTCGACAACGCGGCCATGCAACTGGTGATGCGTCCGGAGACGTTCGACATTCTCCTGCTACCCAACCTGTACGGCGACATCGTCAGCGACCTGGCTGCAGGGCTGGTGGGCGGGCTGGGCGTGGTGCCCGGTGCAAACATGGGCGAGAAGTGCGCGGTGTTCGAGGCAGTGCACGGATCGGCGCCAGACATCGCTGGCCACGGCGTCGCCAATCCGACGGCGCTGATGTCTTCGGCGATCCTGATGCTGCGCCACCTGGGCGAGAGCGAAGCGGCCGACCGGTTGCAGCGGGCCATCATGGCGACCTACGCCGAAGGCCAGCACCTGACGCGTGATGTCGGAGGCGCCGCCACCACGCGGGAATTTACTGACGCGGTGATCCGCCACCTCGGCTGA
- the purH gene encoding bifunctional purine biosynthesis protein PurH — protein sequence MAKIQRALLSVTDKTGLAGFARGLAAFGCELISTGGTARLLREAGLAVRDVSEVTGFPEILDGRVKTIHPVIAAGILARRSVPGHRAALAEHGIATIDMVVVNLYAFEKAAARQDASIEELIENIDIGGPTLIRAAAKNFQDVAVVTSPDDYDSILEEMQTGGGSLSLRTHWTLARKAFARTAEYDAAITARLASIEVEETGLMDRPSELPAALHLLLPRRQQLRYGENPHQKAALYARGAEGVANAAQLHGKELSFNNLVDLDAAWQLVCEFERPAAVIIKHTNPCGCAEQETLAEAYRRAYEADPVSAFGGVLAFNREVDAETAHEVSKLFVEAIAAPAYSAEALDVLRAKKNLRLVVVQGGVGNALVLRSITGGVLAQTPDLLTLDRAALRVVTERRPTQEEMAALEFAWKVCKHVKSNAIVYARRGQLLSAGAGQMSRVFSAEIGARKSVLPLEGCVAASDAFFPFPDGLEVVASHGATAVIQPGGSVKDDEVIAAANRLGVAMVFTGIRHFRH from the coding sequence ATGGCCAAAATCCAGCGCGCCCTCCTCAGTGTGACCGACAAGACCGGACTCGCCGGCTTCGCCCGCGGCCTGGCCGCGTTCGGCTGCGAACTGATCTCCACCGGCGGCACCGCCCGCCTGCTGCGTGAAGCGGGCCTCGCCGTGCGGGATGTGAGTGAGGTGACCGGATTCCCGGAGATCCTTGACGGCCGGGTGAAGACCATCCATCCGGTGATCGCCGCCGGCATCCTCGCCCGCCGCAGCGTCCCCGGCCACAGGGCCGCGCTCGCAGAGCACGGCATCGCGACCATCGACATGGTAGTCGTCAACCTCTATGCCTTTGAGAAGGCCGCCGCGCGGCAGGACGCGTCCATCGAAGAACTCATCGAGAACATCGACATCGGCGGGCCGACGCTGATCCGCGCCGCAGCGAAGAACTTCCAGGACGTCGCCGTCGTCACTTCGCCCGATGACTATGATTCCATCCTCGAAGAGATGCAGACAGGCGGCGGCTCGCTGAGCCTGCGCACGCATTGGACCCTGGCGCGCAAGGCCTTCGCGCGAACGGCAGAGTATGATGCCGCCATCACCGCGCGGCTGGCCTCCATCGAAGTCGAAGAAACCGGCCTGATGGATCGCCCTTCTGAACTGCCTGCCGCGCTGCACCTTCTGCTGCCGCGCCGCCAGCAACTGAGATACGGCGAGAACCCGCATCAGAAGGCGGCGCTCTATGCACGCGGCGCCGAGGGCGTGGCCAACGCCGCGCAGCTCCATGGCAAGGAGCTCAGCTTCAACAATCTGGTGGACCTGGACGCTGCCTGGCAGCTCGTGTGCGAATTCGAACGTCCGGCGGCGGTCATCATCAAGCACACCAACCCGTGCGGCTGCGCCGAGCAGGAGACGCTGGCCGAGGCCTACCGCCGCGCCTATGAGGCGGACCCCGTCTCCGCCTTCGGCGGCGTGCTCGCCTTCAACCGCGAGGTGGACGCCGAAACCGCCCACGAGGTCTCAAAGCTGTTCGTCGAGGCCATCGCCGCGCCTGCTTATTCCGCGGAGGCGCTCGACGTGTTGCGCGCAAAGAAGAACCTGCGCCTCGTCGTGGTGCAGGGGGGCGTCGGCAACGCTCTGGTACTGCGCTCGATCACCGGAGGCGTTCTGGCACAGACGCCGGATCTGCTCACGCTGGACCGCGCCGCGCTGCGCGTGGTGACCGAACGCCGGCCCACCCAAGAGGAGATGGCCGCGCTTGAATTCGCCTGGAAGGTGTGCAAGCACGTCAAGTCCAACGCCATCGTCTACGCGCGCCGCGGACAACTGCTCAGCGCCGGAGCGGGCCAGATGAGCCGCGTCTTCTCCGCCGAGATCGGCGCCCGGAAATCCGTGCTGCCGCTGGAGGGCTGCGTAGCCGCCTCCGATGCGTTCTTTCCGTTCCCCGACGGGCTGGAAGTGGTTGCCTCACATGGCGCCACCGCGGTCATTCAGCCCGGCGGATCCGTGAAGGATGATGAGGTGATCGCCGCGGCCAACCGGCTGGGCGTGGCGATGGTGTTCACCGGCATCCGCCACTTCCGCCACTGA
- a CDS encoding ABC transporter ATP-binding protein: MNGEVVIRARRLSKEYVRDEFRIVALRDVDLDVRRGEYLALMGPSGSGKSTLLHLIAAMDRPTAGEIEVLGANVTAMPDAEMARWRNRHIGFVFQSFNLIPVLTALENVELPLKLTHLKKGERIQHAITALKLVGLGDRLHHYPRQLSGGQEQRVAIARAIVTDPDIILCDEPTGNLDARSANEVLELLRQLNHDFGKTIVMVTHDPHAARFASHIRYIDKGELLPEGRRPEDWS, from the coding sequence ATGAACGGCGAGGTCGTGATCCGCGCGCGGCGTCTCAGCAAGGAATACGTCCGCGATGAGTTCCGCATCGTGGCGCTCCGCGATGTGGACCTCGACGTCCGCCGCGGCGAATATCTGGCGCTGATGGGCCCGTCCGGATCGGGCAAGTCCACGCTGCTGCACCTGATTGCCGCCATGGACCGGCCGACTGCGGGCGAGATCGAGGTGCTGGGCGCGAATGTGACGGCGATGCCGGACGCCGAAATGGCGCGCTGGCGCAACCGTCACATCGGTTTCGTCTTCCAGAGCTTCAACCTGATCCCGGTGCTGACGGCCCTTGAAAACGTCGAGCTGCCGCTGAAGCTGACGCATCTCAAGAAGGGCGAGCGGATCCAGCACGCCATCACCGCGCTGAAACTGGTGGGGCTCGGCGACCGGCTGCACCACTATCCGCGGCAGCTTTCAGGCGGGCAGGAGCAGCGCGTCGCGATCGCGCGCGCCATCGTCACCGACCCCGACATCATCCTTTGCGACGAACCCACCGGAAACCTGGACGCCCGCAGCGCCAACGAGGTGCTCGAACTGCTCCGGCAGCTCAACCACGACTTCGGCAAGACGATCGTGATGGTGACGCACGACCCGCACGCGGCGCGCTTCGCATCGCACATCCGCTACATTGACAAGGGAGAACTGCTGCCTGAGGGCCGCAGGCCCGAAGACTGGAGCTGA
- a CDS encoding hemolysin secretion protein D, giving the protein MEADIRQLRIDRHPDRPSGSGRRRKWVLAAAVLIVFAMLGAVVLRRYNSTPEVETIRVQARQPSGAAGASVVLNATGYIVAAHKIQVASKVMGKVAWIGVDKGDQVRAGQVIVRLEDEEYRAQVRQARGQLASLEAKLAELERGSRPEEIDAARAQVDQARAELDNARLQLERIRKLAEEKVMSRSALEDAQARYDTAAARLEAAQKNYEVVRQGPRREAIESMRGQVEAARGALALAETQLANTLIRAPVNGTILERAVEKGEFVTTGFAGERGARGYVVTLADLNDLRVELDISQNDFARLKPGQRGIITVDAWPGAEWQGVLDEIAPEANRQKAAVPVKVKVLNPDARLRPEMNAAVAFLSDEPAAAAPGRPVVYVPPAAVRNDRVYVVFRDKLVERTIRTSGNTPLGLRVEEGLAGGEDVVLNPGPHLRDGMKVKVKRP; this is encoded by the coding sequence ATGGAAGCCGACATCCGCCAGTTGCGCATCGACCGCCATCCTGACAGGCCTTCCGGCTCCGGACGGAGGAGGAAATGGGTCCTCGCAGCCGCCGTGCTGATCGTGTTCGCCATGCTCGGCGCGGTCGTGCTGCGCCGGTACAACAGCACGCCGGAGGTGGAAACCATCCGCGTCCAGGCGCGGCAGCCCTCGGGCGCGGCAGGTGCTTCCGTCGTGCTGAACGCGACCGGCTACATCGTGGCCGCGCACAAGATCCAGGTGGCGTCGAAGGTGATGGGCAAGGTGGCCTGGATTGGCGTCGACAAAGGCGACCAGGTTCGCGCCGGGCAGGTGATTGTGCGGCTCGAAGACGAAGAATACCGCGCGCAGGTGCGACAGGCGCGCGGCCAGTTGGCATCGCTCGAAGCGAAGCTTGCCGAGCTCGAGCGCGGCTCGCGCCCCGAGGAAATCGACGCGGCCCGGGCGCAGGTGGACCAGGCGCGGGCGGAACTCGACAATGCGCGCCTGCAACTGGAGCGCATCCGGAAACTGGCGGAGGAAAAGGTGATGTCGAGGTCTGCACTGGAGGATGCGCAGGCGCGGTATGACACGGCGGCGGCCCGGCTGGAGGCGGCGCAGAAAAACTACGAGGTCGTCCGTCAGGGACCGCGGCGGGAGGCGATCGAGTCCATGCGGGGGCAGGTGGAGGCGGCCCGTGGCGCGCTGGCGCTGGCTGAAACGCAGCTCGCCAACACGCTGATCCGCGCCCCGGTCAACGGCACGATCCTCGAGCGGGCGGTCGAAAAGGGCGAATTTGTCACCACAGGCTTCGCCGGCGAACGCGGCGCCAGAGGCTACGTGGTGACGCTGGCCGACCTGAATGATCTGCGTGTGGAGCTGGACATCTCGCAAAACGATTTCGCGCGGCTGAAGCCAGGCCAGCGGGGGATCATCACCGTGGACGCATGGCCGGGCGCCGAGTGGCAGGGCGTGCTGGATGAGATCGCCCCGGAAGCCAACCGCCAGAAGGCGGCGGTGCCAGTGAAGGTGAAGGTCCTGAATCCGGACGCGCGGTTGCGGCCGGAGATGAATGCGGCGGTGGCGTTTCTCTCCGACGAGCCGGCCGCGGCGGCTCCGGGCCGGCCGGTCGTCTACGTTCCCCCCGCGGCAGTGCGCAACGACCGCGTCTATGTTGTGTTCCGGGACAAGCTGGTGGAGCGGACCATCCGCACCAGCGGGAACACGCCGCTGGGTCTGCGTGTCGAGGAAGGGCTCGCCGGCGGCGAAGATGTTGTGCTGAATCCGGGGCCGCATCTGCGGGACGGGATGAAAGTGAAGGTGAAGCGCCCATGA